One Mytilus trossulus isolate FHL-02 chromosome 5, PNRI_Mtr1.1.1.hap1, whole genome shotgun sequence DNA segment encodes these proteins:
- the LOC134719334 gene encoding uncharacterized protein LOC134719334 encodes MGQIICVVGKWKWRWKWKWRRNESGGENGNGGGYGYEASTVGYGGAGGNNVGGAGHAGEKGNGNGGGNGNGGGYGYDALKVGYGSVGGNNGGVGNDDGNGGGNWNGGGNRNDGGYGYGASKVGYGGAGRNYDGGAGHGGENGNGNDGGHGNRNGGGNGNGDGYDYGASKIGYGAAGGNNGG; translated from the exons ATGGGTCAAATTATATGTGTTGTAGG GAAATGGAAATGGCGGTGGAAATGGAAATGGCGGAGGAATGAAAGTGGCGGTGAAAATGGAAATGGTGGCGGGTATGGTTATGAAGCATCAACAGTAGGATATGGAGGTGCTGGTGGAAATAATGTTGGTGGAGCTGGACATGCAGGTGAAAAAGGAAATGGAAATGGCGGTGGAAATGGAAATGGTGGCGGATATGGGTATGATGCATTAAAAGTAGGATATGGCAGTGTAGGTGGAAATAATGGTGGAGTAGGAAATGACGATGGAAATGGCGGTGGAAATTGGAATGGTGGCGGAAATCGAAATGATGGCGGATATGGTTATGGAGCATCAAAAGTAGGATATGGTGGTGCTGGTAGAAATTATGATGGTGGAGCTGGACATGGAggtgaaaatggaaatggaaatgATGGTGGACATGGAAATAGAAATGGCGGTGGAAATGGAAATGGTGATGGATATGATTATGGAGCATCAAAAATAGGATATGGCGCTGCAGGTGGAAATAATGGTGGATGA